Proteins encoded by one window of Centroberyx gerrardi isolate f3 chromosome 21, fCenGer3.hap1.cur.20231027, whole genome shotgun sequence:
- the gemin8 gene encoding gem-associated protein 8, with translation MEESGSVTSWFAEPVYGRYWQHYQQAMAWHQRHRHAYRKALEAAYGPGYYHHHHHHQYPSSSQRYADWHAAENRGRAARRVPAREEDGEDGDEESGSDSEIECDVSNMEITEELRQYFAQTEKHREELKKQQQLEAEQDSYVPADRDLHRVSWRSSMAPPSERPGERRGAEMKKLYGEDAAKIQAMEAAMQLTFDRNCDRKQPKYWPVIPLKL, from the exons ATG GAGGAGAGTGGCAGTGTGACTTCCTGGTTTGCGGAGCCGGTGTACGGGCGCTACTGGCAGCACTACCAGCAGGCCATGGCCTGGCACCAGAGACACCGGCATGCCTACCGAAAAGCCCTGGAGGCAGCCTACGGCCCTGGCTactatcaccaccaccaccaccaccagtatCCCAGCAGCTCCCAGCGCTACGCCGACTGGCACGCCGCAGAGAATCGAGGCAGGGCGGCGAGGAGGGTCCCGGCCagggaggaggacggagaggACGGGGACGAGGAGAGCGGCTCGGACAGCGAGATCGAGTGTGACGTCAGCAACATGGAGATCACAGAGGAGCTGCGGCAGTACTTCGCCCAGACGGAGAAGCACAGAGAAGAGCTGA agaagcagcagcagctggaggcgGAGCAGGACAGCTACGTGCCGGCCGACCGCGACCTGCACCGGGTTTCCTGGCGGAGCAGCATGGCCCCTCCCTCCGAGCGGCCCGGCGAGAGACGCGGGGCCGAGATGAAGAAGCTGTACGGCGAGGACGCGGCCAAGATCCAGGCCATGGAGGCGGCCATGCAGCTGACTTTTGACCGGAACTGTGACCGCAAGCAGCCAAAGTACTGGCCCGTTATCCCACTAAAACTCTAA